A part of Melospiza georgiana isolate bMelGeo1 chromosome 16, bMelGeo1.pri, whole genome shotgun sequence genomic DNA contains:
- the NHERF2 gene encoding Na(+)/H(+) exchange regulatory cofactor NHE-RF2 codes for MAKDQLKPRLCRMLKGESGYGFHLHGEKGKSGQFIRKVEPGSPAEAAGLRAGDRVVEVNGLNVEQETHHQVVQRIKAVETETRLLVVDKETDEYLCSLRLTCTEDMVHNGIVLGSAVPPAKGLPSDNGELWKPQLDLSGGGLQRHSHSFSSHGSRKDLNGQKELCPRLCHLKKGPNGYGFNLHSEKSRPGQFIRSVDPDSPAARAGLRPQDRLVEVNGINVEGLRHSEVVSHIKARDSEARLLVVDPETDEYFKKLGVTPTEEHSKGVPPQPMTNGSAQTQLNGGSTSSSHSDLQSPGKESEDGDTDKKDPFEESGLSLSPTAAEAKEKVRAKRVKKRAPQMDWNKKREIFSNF; via the exons ATGGCCAAGGACCAGCTGAAGCCGCGGCTGTGCCGAATGCTCAAGGGGGAGAGCGGCTACGGCTTCCACCTGCACGGCGAGAAGGGCAAGAGCGGCCAGTTCATCCGCAAAGTGGAGCCCGGCTCGCCCGCCGAGGCGGCGGGGCTGCGCGCCGGGGACCGCGTCGTGGAGGTGAACGGGCTCAACGTGGAGCAGGAGACGCATCACCAG GTGGTGCAGCGCATCAAGGCCGTGGAGACGGAGACGCGGCTGCTGGTGGTGGACAAGGAGACGGACGAGTACCTGTGCAGCCTGCGGCTGACCTGCACCGAGGACATGGTGCACAACGGCATCGTGCTGGGCTCGGCAGTGCCCCCTGCCAAGGGCCTGCCCAGCGACAACGGCGAGCTCTGGAAGCCGCAGCTGGATCTGAGCGGGGGCGGCCTCCAGAGGCATTCCCACAGCTTCTCCTCCCACGGCAGCAGGAAG GACCTGAACGGGCAGAAGGAGCTGTGCCCACGCCTGTGCCACCTGAAGAAAGGCCCCAATGGCTACGGCTTCAACCTGCACAGCGAGAAGTCGCGGCCGGGGCAGTTCATCCGCTCCGTGGATCCCGATTCCCCCgcggccagggcagggctgcggCCCCAGGACCGCCTGGTGGAG GTGAACGGGATAAACGTGGAGGGGCTGCGGCACTCGGAGGTGGTGTCCCACATCAAGGCCAGGGACAGCGAGGCCAGGCTGCTCGTGGTGGACCCCGAGACAGACGAGTACTTCAAGAAGCTGGGGGTGACCCCCACGGAGGAGCACAGCAAAG gtgtgccaccccagcccatGACAAACGGATCTGCACAGACCCAG ctGAACGGGGGATCCACATCTTCATCTCACAGCgacctgcagagccctgggaaggaATCCGAG GACGGTGACACGGACAAGAAGGACCCGTTTGAGGAGAGTGGGCTGAGCCTGAGCCCCACGGCGGCCGAGGCCAAGGAGAAGGTGAGGGCCAAGCGGGTGAAGAAGCGAGCGCCGCAGATGGACTGGAACAAGAAACGGGAGATTTTCAGCAATTTCTGa